CCCACATTTTTTGTACATTACTTATAATATTACTATTTTTGAAGTGATTTTACCAACCACCTTTTGTCTATTAGACCATAATTTATATAATGAATATTGATTTAATAAAATTTAATACTAATGAAAAGCTTTCAGAATATTTTGTGAAAGAGTATTCTATAAATAATAAACCTATTCCTATAAGTTTTAGAGACTTAATACCTAAGCTAAATAATATTGGTAAATATACTCATTTAATTCATTCTTATCCTGCTAAACTTATAGCACATATACCAAACTTTTTTTTGAATAATAATTATTTTTCAAAAAAGGGAGATGTTGTTTTAGACCCATTTTGTGGTACAGGAACAGTATTATTAGAGGCTTTGATTTCTGGTAGAAATGCAATAGGTGCAGATGCGAATCCCTTAGCCCAATTAATTACGAAAGTTAAAACCACCTATCTTACTGCTGAGATATTACAATATTATTTAGGACTAATTATTCAAAGCTACAAAAGATTAAGAAACCCGGAAATTCCTGATATAATAAATAGGGATTTTTGGTTTCCTTTGGAAAATCAAAAAAAACTAGGACTAATTAAAAGAGCTATCAAAGAAACTACAAATGATGAAATACAAGATTTCTTTTTAGTTTGTTTTTCCAATTGTGTTAAAAAGGTTAGTTATGCTGATCCTAGAGTGGCTGTGCCAGTAAAACTAAACCCTAAAAGATATCCTGAAGGAAGTGCCAAAAACAAAAAGGCTTTAAAAAGAATTAAAGATATCGAAACTATTGATGTTTTTGCGTTATTCGAAACAATTTGCATAAATAATATTCATCGCATTAGTAATCTTCAAAGGTTTTATAATAAAGTTAATGCTAAAGTTATTTCAGATGATGCAAGAAAATTAACAAAAGGTATTGGAGTGAGCGAACGCATTGAGAATGAATCCGTTGATTTAATTATTACATCTCCGCCTTATGCTGGTGCCCAAAAATATATTCGCTCTTCAAGTTTAAATTTAGGGTGGATAGGAATGGTAAAGCCAAATGAATTGAAATTTTTAGATAAAAAAAATATTGGCAGAGAGAATTACAATAAATATGAACTAAAAAAAATCGAAACAGGCATTAGTAGTGCAGATATGCTATTAGAAAAAGTATATTCTATTAATAAACTTAGAGCATATATTGTTGGAAACTACTTAATAGAATTAATGCCTGCTTTAAATGAATCTATTCGTGTTCTAAAGAAAAATTCGTACCTTATATTAATTGTTGGAAACAATAAAGTGAGTAATTTTGAATTTAACACGCAACAATATTTAACTGAATATTTAATTTCAAGAAAACTTAGTTTAGAGTTTAAGCTCATAGATGATATTAAATCATACGGACTGATGACTAAGCGCAATAAAACTGCAGATATTATCTCTAGGGAATGGATTTTAGTATTTAAAAAATAATAAACGAAAATAAGATGGCAATAAAAAATTACGAAAAAATACCATTAAAAGATAAACTATGCGACAAAATAATGATTTATTATTCTACTATATGGAAAGATAAATTAGAAGAAAGTATTCATGAAATATGGTTAACTAATTTTAATAATAACAGACAAGTAATACAAGAAAAAGAACAAATAAATGCTTTATATTTATTATCTAAATTCATGTATTTTGGTAATATTGAATTAAGAGAATTATTAAAAAGCGTGTACAGAGATTTATTTAAATATCCCATTGTTGAAGCCATAAGAAAGAACAATAAAGATCTTATAGATACAGATTTTATCAATAATCAATTTAAAGCAGAATTAAAAAAAACCAAA
The Cytophagales bacterium DNA segment above includes these coding regions:
- a CDS encoding site-specific DNA-methyltransferase, yielding MNIDLIKFNTNEKLSEYFVKEYSINNKPIPISFRDLIPKLNNIGKYTHLIHSYPAKLIAHIPNFFLNNNYFSKKGDVVLDPFCGTGTVLLEALISGRNAIGADANPLAQLITKVKTTYLTAEILQYYLGLIIQSYKRLRNPEIPDIINRDFWFPLENQKKLGLIKRAIKETTNDEIQDFFLVCFSNCVKKVSYADPRVAVPVKLNPKRYPEGSAKNKKALKRIKDIETIDVFALFETICINNIHRISNLQRFYNKVNAKVISDDARKLTKGIGVSERIENESVDLIITSPPYAGAQKYIRSSSLNLGWIGMVKPNELKFLDKKNIGRENYNKYELKKIETGISSADMLLEKVYSINKLRAYIVGNYLIELMPALNESIRVLKKNSYLILIVGNNKVSNFEFNTQQYLTEYLISRKLSLEFKLIDDIKSYGLMTKRNKTADIISREWILVFKK